From Melitaea cinxia chromosome 3, ilMelCinx1.1, whole genome shotgun sequence, one genomic window encodes:
- the LOC123669588 gene encoding ral guanine nucleotide dissociation stimulator gives MLVRGCAGGEFRHSLAERTKALAAKCHALRSPAHQRDQRSTERRRTKNRKSQTRWYVKQPTWRLWGEERVDGAIYTVYLKKVRYHRPTRSASSESDDEISHLEWETVRVRFVKAGTVERLVEALATDDGELESTYVNVFLATYRSFAECNQVLDLLLRRYEELAMEDVLPSAVDTSHQHRKTLVACLHVWLDTYPEDFRQPPHHPALQQLLAFTQLHLPGSELHSKALQKLALFSAERNGSSGGGTCLAAGMRVPAHHTSAYRLPHVPHRHFAEQLTRMDMELFKRLVPHQCLGAVWSRRDKDRSHDAATVLATVNQFNAVSFRVISTVLVEPNLRPVDRSDILAAWLDIARELRVLKNFSSLKAIISGLQSNPVYRLRKTWAMLSKEKAELFEELARIFSEDNNRWAQRELLMREGTAKFADTVGENDRQLQKLLHERGSPGVSNGTIPYLGTFLTDLTMIDTAIPDTVADGLINFDKRRKEFEVLAQIKLLQGAANAYHLPTDPMFDRWFDSVIVLDDREAYQLSCQIEPPTNPPKERRPKKINDINNHGHRKNDSIASTSSSNSSQFYCETDGAANAWKRDSLERRISPTRLSHGSSSSSIPSLDVSLSSANSGQKPANGKIPGMSPAHPNARSGPDFYIIRVTYESDCVETEGVVLYKSIMLSNNERTPQVIRNAMLKLNLDGDPDGYTLAQVLPDKEMVLPANANVYYAVNTAYNLNFILRPRKNQQDEAIVNGKAKNKRT, from the exons ATGCTGGTGCGGGGGTGTGCCGGGGGCGAGTTCCGGCATTCGCTGGCGGAACGTACCAAAGCCCTGGCGGCCAAGTGCCATGCATTGCGGTCGCCAGCGCACCAACGCGATCAACGCAGCACGGAGCGCCGCCGCACCAAAAATCGCAAATCACAAACACGGTGGTATGTCAAG CAGCCGACATGGCGGTTGTGGGGCGAAGAACGAGTGGATGGTGCAATATACACAGTGTATCTCAAGAAGGTGCGGTATCATCGACCCACGCGCTCAGCTTCCAGT GAATCTGACGACGAAATCTCCCACTTGGAATGGGAGACGGTGCGCGTGCGCTTCGTGAAGGCAGGCACAGTTGAACGTCTCGTAGAAGCTCTTGCCACCGATGATGGCGAGCTGGAATCCACGTACGTCAACGTGTTCCTTGCCACGTACCG TTCGTTTGCGGAATGCAACCAAGTGTTGGATCTGTTACTTCGACGGTATGAAGAGCTGGCGATGGAAGACGTTCTACCGTCAGCGGTAGACACTTCGCATCAACATAGAAA GACTCTGGTGGCATGTCTCCACGTCTGGCTGGACACCTACCCGGAGGACTTTCGCCAACCCCCGCACCATCCCGCACTGCAGCAGCTTCTCGCCTTCACTCAGCTTCACCTGCCTGGCTCAGAGCTACATTCGAAG GCGTTGCAGAAGCTAGCGCTATTCAGTGCGGAGCGCAACGGCAGCTCGGGCGGCGGCACGTGCCTCGCGGCCGGCATGCGCGTGCCGGCGCACCACACCAGCGCCTACCGCCTGCCGCACGTGCCGCACCGACACTTTGCCGAGCAGCTAACGCGTATGGACATGGAACTGTTCAAGCGACTGGTGCCGCACCAGTGTCTCGGCGCTGTATGGTCACGCCGAGACAAAGACCGCTCCCACGACGCAGCCACCGTTCTAGCCACCGTAAATCAATTCAACGCGGTCTCTTTCCGTGTCATATCCACAGTACTCGTCGAGCCCAATCTCCGCCCCGTCGATAGGTCGGATATCCTCGCGGCGTGGCTGGATATAGCTAGGGAGTTGAGGGTGCTGAAAAATTTTTCATCCCTAAAAGCCATAATTTCGGGGTTGCAGAGTAATCCTGTGTACAGACTGAGGAAGACGTGGGCGATGCTGTCTAAGGAGAAGGCGGAATTGTTCGAGGAACTCGCAAGGATATTCAGCGAGGATAATAATAGATGGGCTCAACGGGAACTTCTGATGCGGGAGGGGACCGCAAAATTTGCCGATACGGTCGGAGAAAACGATAGACAATTGCAAAAATTGTTACACGAACGCGGATCGCCAGGGGTCAGTAATGGGACAATTCCATACTTGGGTACGTTTCTGACTGATCTTACTATGATCGATACCGCTATTCCTGACACTGTTGCTGAtggtttaataaattttgataaaaggAGGAAAGAATTCGAAGTTCTCGCGcagattaaattattacaaggTGCCGCTAACGCTTATCATTTACCTACTGACCCAATGTTCGACAGATGGTTCGATTCAGTGATAGTGCTCGATGACAGAGAGGCGTATCAACTTTCATGTCAAATCGAGCCGCCGACGAATCCTCCGAAAGAAAGACGTCCGAAAAAAATAAACGACATCAATAATCATGGACACAGAAAAAATGATTCTATAGCTAGTACAAGTTCAAGTAATAGTTCGCAGTTTTATTGTGAGACAGATGGTGCAGCAAATGCTTGGAAAAGGGACAGTTTAGAGCGGCGAATATCACCAACAAGATTATCTCACGGTTCGTCCTCATCATCTATACCTTCGTTAGACGTTTCTCTGTCGAGTGCAAATAGTGGACAAAAGCCTGCAAATGGCAAAATACCAGGAATGAGTCCCGCACACCCGAACGCACGCAGTGGACCtgatttttacataattcgagtTACATATGAGTCTGATTGTGTTGAGACTGAAGGTGTTGTGTTATATAAATCGATAATGCTGAGTAACAATGAACGTACGCCCCAGGTGATCAGAAACGCTATGCTTAAACTTAATCTCGACGGTGATCCAGATGGATACACCTTGGCTCAAGTTTTGCCTGATAaag aaatgGTTCTACCGGCTAACGCTAACGTATACTACGCAGTAAATACGGCGTACAATTTAAACTTCATCCTACGACCTCGCAAGAACCAACAAGACGAAGCGATCGTTAACGGAAAAGCAAAAAACAAACGAACTTGA